In Arthrobacter burdickii, one DNA window encodes the following:
- a CDS encoding GntR family transcriptional regulator, whose product MADTTLAGPSAAATAGSKSEQAYHAVKKQIVDGTYSPGYRLVLAKIAEDLGVSVVPVREAIRRLEAEGLVTFERNVGATVAGIDPTEYLYTMQTLSIVEGAATALSSPLIGPDDIARARAVNEEMRACLEHFDPVRFTRLNQDFHSVLFENCPNPHILDLVHRGWNRLASLRSSTFRFVPGRAQESVEEHEALLQLIQSGADAADIERAARLHRSATLDAYLSQTKNT is encoded by the coding sequence ATGGCTGACACAACACTCGCTGGCCCTTCTGCCGCAGCCACTGCCGGCAGCAAGTCGGAACAGGCCTATCACGCCGTGAAGAAGCAGATCGTGGATGGTACCTACTCCCCCGGGTACCGGCTGGTCCTGGCAAAGATCGCCGAGGACCTCGGCGTCAGCGTGGTGCCGGTCCGCGAGGCCATCCGTCGGCTGGAAGCGGAGGGACTGGTCACCTTCGAACGCAACGTCGGCGCGACGGTCGCGGGCATCGATCCCACCGAGTACCTCTACACCATGCAGACGCTCAGCATTGTCGAGGGTGCAGCGACGGCCCTCTCCTCACCCCTGATCGGACCGGACGACATCGCCCGTGCCCGGGCCGTGAACGAGGAGATGCGCGCCTGCCTCGAGCACTTCGACCCCGTGCGCTTCACCCGGCTCAACCAGGACTTCCACAGCGTCCTGTTCGAGAACTGTCCCAATCCGCACATCCTGGACCTCGTGCATCGCGGCTGGAATCGGTTGGCCTCCCTGCGGTCCTCGACCTTCCGCTTCGTCCCCGGACGCGCCCAGGAGTCGGTCGAGGAACACGAGGCGCTCCTTCAGCTCATCCAGTCCGGGGCAGACGCCGCCGACATAGAACGCGCCGCCCGTCTCCATCGCAGTGCCACCCTCGACGCCTACCTCAGCCAGACCAAGAACACCTGA
- the hpaE gene encoding 5-carboxymethyl-2-hydroxymuconate semialdehyde dehydrogenase — protein MTFTADQTTAHYVPQDLPTSIQHYIGGRFVDSIGGKTFDVLDPVSNTTYATAAAGQKEDIDLAVAAAREAFTNGPWPRMKPRERARVLNRIADAVEAQEERLAELETFDTGLPITQAKGQALRAAENFRFFADLIVAQFDDAMKVPGSQINYVNRKPIGVAGLITPWNTPFMLESWKLAPALATGNTVVLKPAEFTPLSASLWARIFQDAGLPDGVFNLVNGLGEEAGDALVKHPDVPLISFTGETTTGQTIFRNAAANLKGLSMELGGKSPCVVFADADIDAAIDSALFGVFSLNGERCTAGSRILVERAVYEEFCDKYAARAKTIVVGDPHDPKTEVGALVHPEHYDKVASYVEIGKTEGRLLAGGGRPDHLPEGNYIAPTVFADVAPDARIFQEEIFGPVVAITPFDTDDEALALANNTKYGLAAYIWTQNLTRAHTFSSNVEAGMVWLNSHNVRDLRTPFGGVKSSGLGHEGGYRSIDFYTDQQAVHITLGTVHTPKFGSVEDSAANEG, from the coding sequence ATGACGTTCACTGCAGACCAGACCACAGCGCATTACGTGCCGCAGGACCTGCCCACCTCCATCCAGCACTACATCGGTGGCAGGTTCGTCGACTCGATCGGAGGGAAGACGTTCGATGTCCTCGACCCGGTGTCCAACACGACCTACGCCACAGCCGCGGCGGGGCAGAAAGAGGACATCGACCTCGCGGTAGCAGCCGCGCGGGAGGCCTTCACGAACGGGCCCTGGCCGAGGATGAAGCCCCGCGAGCGCGCCCGCGTCCTCAACCGGATCGCCGACGCCGTCGAGGCCCAGGAGGAACGGCTCGCAGAACTCGAGACCTTCGACACCGGGCTGCCCATCACCCAGGCGAAGGGCCAGGCCCTGCGCGCGGCGGAGAACTTCCGCTTCTTCGCCGACCTGATCGTCGCGCAGTTCGACGACGCCATGAAAGTTCCCGGGTCGCAGATCAACTACGTGAACCGGAAACCCATCGGCGTGGCCGGGCTCATCACGCCGTGGAACACGCCCTTCATGCTGGAGTCCTGGAAGCTCGCTCCCGCCCTGGCGACCGGCAATACCGTCGTCCTCAAGCCGGCCGAGTTCACTCCCCTCTCAGCATCACTCTGGGCCCGAATCTTCCAGGACGCAGGCCTGCCCGACGGCGTGTTCAACCTCGTCAACGGACTCGGCGAGGAAGCCGGGGACGCCCTCGTGAAGCACCCCGACGTCCCCCTGATCTCCTTCACGGGCGAGACCACCACCGGCCAGACGATCTTCCGCAACGCCGCGGCGAACCTCAAGGGACTCTCCATGGAGCTCGGAGGGAAGTCCCCCTGCGTCGTCTTCGCCGATGCGGACATCGACGCCGCCATTGACTCGGCCCTCTTCGGTGTCTTCTCCCTCAACGGGGAACGCTGCACAGCCGGCTCCCGCATCCTCGTCGAGCGAGCCGTCTACGAGGAGTTCTGCGACAAGTACGCCGCGAGGGCGAAGACGATCGTCGTCGGCGACCCGCACGATCCGAAGACCGAGGTCGGGGCGCTCGTCCACCCCGAGCACTACGACAAGGTCGCGTCCTACGTGGAGATCGGCAAGACAGAGGGCCGGCTCCTCGCCGGCGGTGGCCGTCCCGACCACCTGCCCGAAGGCAACTACATCGCCCCCACCGTCTTCGCCGATGTAGCCCCCGACGCGCGGATCTTCCAGGAGGAGATCTTCGGCCCCGTCGTCGCCATCACACCGTTCGACACGGACGACGAGGCACTCGCACTCGCCAACAACACGAAATACGGGCTCGCGGCCTACATCTGGACGCAGAACCTCACACGCGCCCACACCTTCTCCTCCAATGTCGAAGCCGGAATGGTGTGGCTGAACAGCCACAACGTCCGCGACCTTCGCACCCCCTTCGGCGGCGTGAAATCCTCCGGGCTCGGCCACGAAGGCGGCTACCGGTCCATCGATTTCTACACCGACCAGCAGGCCGTGCACATCACGCTCGGCACCGTCCACACACCGAAGTTCGGCAGCGTCGAAGACTCCGCTGCCAACGAAGGCTGA
- a CDS encoding IclR family transcriptional regulator: protein MGPVSEVSSSTEAATGAKGAPQSQTLSRGIRALEILADSSSGMSIAEVAAALGVHRSIAYRILRTLEDHALVQRDPAGNVTIGLGMASLARGVARNLQSAALPELTALATSLQMTAFIAVWDRRECVTLVAVEPPHGEGTLVQRPGSRHSFSAGAPGIAIQSAFGEDEWGRLAPGEPYRAESRQAARCGYALSHDEVIPGVSSVGAAVRVPGQLPAALAVVYLSSDLPTERIGAEVARSAGIIERSLR from the coding sequence ATGGGTCCGGTGAGCGAAGTGAGCAGTTCGACGGAGGCCGCGACCGGAGCGAAGGGCGCACCGCAGAGCCAGACGCTCTCTCGGGGTATCCGCGCTCTGGAGATCCTCGCCGATTCCTCCAGCGGCATGTCCATCGCCGAGGTTGCTGCCGCCCTCGGCGTCCATCGTTCCATCGCCTACCGGATCCTGCGGACGCTGGAGGACCATGCCCTCGTGCAGCGGGATCCCGCGGGTAATGTCACTATCGGCCTGGGCATGGCCAGCCTTGCCCGCGGCGTGGCGCGGAACCTGCAGTCCGCCGCGTTGCCGGAGTTGACCGCCTTGGCGACGTCGTTGCAGATGACCGCCTTCATTGCCGTGTGGGACCGCCGCGAGTGCGTGACCCTTGTCGCGGTCGAGCCTCCGCATGGCGAAGGGACACTCGTCCAGCGGCCCGGTTCACGCCATTCCTTCAGTGCGGGCGCGCCGGGCATCGCCATCCAGTCCGCGTTCGGCGAGGACGAGTGGGGGCGCCTTGCCCCCGGGGAGCCCTACCGGGCGGAGTCCCGGCAGGCAGCCCGGTGCGGATATGCGCTGAGCCACGATGAGGTGATTCCCGGCGTCAGTTCAGTGGGCGCCGCCGTGCGGGTGCCAGGGCAGCTTCCGGCTGCCCTGGCGGTCGTGTACCTCAGCAGCGATCTGCCGACGGAACGCATCGGAGCGGAAGTAGCACGTTCCGCAGGGATCATCGAACGGAGCCTGCGCTGA
- a CDS encoding primary-amine oxidase: MTSSMTEVSAPYALASPAEVTCVQNILRSAGLLENRHRIAYLGLVDPPRKAPAEHADRVFRVFIHDLSGGMPSDVRVSVLEGRVLSAVTLDTRETGELPVLEEEFEMVETLLREDQRWLKALAARGLDVDKVRVAPLSAGVFEYAEERGRRILRGLAFVQDFPEDSAWAHPVDGLVAYVDVVGRTVDQVIDTEVFPVPAEHGNYTDPELTGPLRSTQKPIEITQPDGPSFTISHGNHLEWEKWSLDVGFDVREGVVLHNLAFDDGDRRRPIVKRASIAEMVVPYGDPSPIRSWQNYFDTGEYLVGQYANSLELGCDCLGDITYLSPVISDAFGNPREIRNGICMHEEDWGILAKHSDLWSGVNYTRRNRRMVISFFTTIGNYDYGFYWYLYLDGTLEFEAKATGVVFTSAFPEGGSANISQLAPGLGAPYHQHLFGARLDMAIDGFTNTVEEEEIVRQPMGPENPRGNAFTKKRTPLLRESEGVRTADAHVGRTWLISNPNSLNRLGEPVGYKLLPENQPTLLADPESSIARRAAFATKDVWVTRYSDAERYPTGDFVNQHGGGGGLPEYVAQDRGIDAEDIVVWHTFGLTHFPRVEDWPIMPVDTVGFKLRPEGFFDRSPVLDVPPSAPTSGSHCHG, encoded by the coding sequence CGGGTGTTCATCCATGACTTGTCGGGCGGTATGCCCTCGGACGTCCGCGTGTCCGTGCTGGAGGGGCGGGTCCTGTCGGCTGTCACCCTCGACACCAGGGAGACAGGTGAACTGCCAGTCCTCGAGGAGGAGTTCGAAATGGTCGAGACGCTGCTCCGGGAGGACCAGCGGTGGCTCAAGGCCCTGGCTGCCCGTGGTCTGGATGTCGACAAAGTGCGGGTTGCTCCACTTTCGGCAGGTGTGTTCGAGTACGCGGAGGAGCGAGGCCGCAGGATCCTCCGCGGTCTTGCTTTCGTCCAGGACTTCCCGGAGGACAGCGCCTGGGCGCATCCCGTCGACGGCCTGGTCGCCTACGTCGACGTCGTCGGCCGGACGGTGGACCAGGTCATCGACACCGAAGTCTTCCCCGTACCCGCGGAACATGGGAACTACACGGATCCGGAGCTCACCGGGCCGCTGCGCTCCACCCAGAAACCCATCGAGATCACGCAGCCGGACGGCCCCAGCTTCACCATCTCCCACGGGAACCACCTCGAATGGGAGAAATGGAGCCTCGACGTCGGGTTCGACGTCCGCGAAGGCGTGGTGCTGCACAACCTGGCGTTCGACGACGGCGACCGTCGCCGGCCCATCGTCAAGCGTGCGTCGATCGCCGAGATGGTCGTCCCCTACGGAGACCCCTCCCCCATCCGGTCGTGGCAGAACTACTTCGACACGGGCGAATACCTCGTCGGCCAGTACGCCAACTCCCTGGAGCTCGGATGCGACTGCCTGGGGGACATCACCTACCTCAGCCCGGTCATCAGCGACGCCTTCGGCAACCCGCGCGAGATCCGGAACGGCATCTGCATGCACGAAGAGGACTGGGGCATCCTCGCCAAGCACTCCGACCTGTGGTCCGGAGTCAACTACACCCGTCGAAACCGCCGCATGGTGATCTCCTTCTTCACGACCATCGGGAACTACGACTACGGCTTCTACTGGTACCTCTACCTCGACGGCACCCTCGAATTCGAGGCAAAAGCGACCGGCGTCGTCTTCACCAGCGCTTTCCCCGAAGGAGGATCCGCGAACATCTCGCAACTGGCTCCCGGACTCGGGGCGCCCTACCACCAGCACCTGTTCGGGGCACGTCTGGACATGGCGATCGACGGCTTCACGAACACCGTGGAAGAAGAAGAGATCGTTCGCCAGCCCATGGGCCCTGAAAATCCGCGGGGCAACGCCTTCACGAAGAAGCGGACACCCCTGCTCCGCGAGTCGGAGGGCGTCCGTACCGCCGACGCTCACGTCGGTCGCACCTGGCTCATCTCCAACCCGAACTCCCTGAACAGGCTGGGCGAGCCGGTCGGCTACAAGCTGCTGCCCGAGAACCAGCCCACCCTACTGGCCGACCCGGAATCGTCCATCGCTCGACGGGCCGCCTTCGCTACGAAGGACGTGTGGGTGACGCGTTATTCCGACGCGGAACGTTACCCCACGGGTGATTTCGTGAATCAGCACGGCGGCGGTGGAGGCCTGCCCGAATACGTGGCGCAGGACCGCGGGATCGACGCCGAGGACATCGTCGTCTGGCACACCTTCGGCCTGACCCATTTCCCGAGGGTCGAGGACTGGCCGATCATGCCGGTCGACACCGTCGGGTTCAAGCTGCGGCCCGAGGGCTTCTTCGATCGCAGCCCGGTCCTGGACGTCCCTCCATCAGCTCCCACGTCCGGCTCCCACTGCCATGGCTAG
- a CDS encoding fumarylacetoacetate hydrolase family protein produces MSHQASKERTMQEVTQDVLAAAGKVIAVHINYPSRAAQRGRTPEQPSYFLKPSSSLALTDLAVERPAGCELLAFEGEIALVIGAPARRVSISDAWNHVAWVTASNDLGVYDLRYADKGSNLRSKGGDGFTPVGPGLIPAGDVDPAALRVRTWHNGVLVQDDTTADLLFPFARLVADLSQLLTLETGDIILTGTPAGASVAVPGDTLEVEVTEIDGGLTTGRLATRVTDGTAPFADFGAQPKIDDAQREEAYGSREAAGLPSRRPALTPELKKKLEGVSTATLSSQLRKRGLNNVSIDGLTSTRPDRRIVGLARTLRYVPNREDLFKAHGGGYNAQKRAIDSVGEGEILVMEARGEKGTGTIGDILALRAQVRGAAAIITDGGVRDFAAVSAMDMPTYYANPHPAVLGRRHIPWDTDITIACGGATVQPGDIIVADADGILVIPPAIAEELVDDCIQQEKEEVFIFDMVQQGHGVDGLYPMNAEWRARYTDWEASKADG; encoded by the coding sequence ATATCTCATCAGGCCTCAAAGGAGCGGACCATGCAGGAAGTGACGCAGGACGTGCTGGCTGCCGCCGGCAAAGTCATCGCGGTGCACATCAACTACCCCAGCCGTGCCGCCCAGCGGGGCCGTACACCCGAGCAGCCGTCCTACTTCCTGAAGCCGTCGTCATCCCTTGCCCTCACGGACCTGGCAGTGGAACGGCCCGCGGGCTGCGAACTGCTCGCTTTCGAGGGCGAGATAGCGCTGGTCATCGGCGCTCCGGCCCGGCGTGTGTCCATCTCCGATGCCTGGAACCATGTGGCGTGGGTGACGGCCAGCAATGACCTCGGCGTCTACGACCTCCGCTACGCGGACAAGGGCTCGAACCTCCGGTCCAAGGGCGGCGACGGATTCACACCGGTGGGACCGGGGCTGATCCCGGCCGGCGATGTCGATCCTGCCGCACTCCGCGTCCGCACCTGGCACAACGGCGTCCTGGTGCAGGACGACACGACCGCAGACTTGCTGTTCCCGTTCGCGCGGCTCGTCGCCGACCTGTCACAGCTCCTGACGCTCGAGACCGGTGACATCATCCTCACCGGTACACCAGCCGGGGCTTCGGTCGCCGTTCCGGGCGACACTCTCGAAGTCGAGGTCACGGAGATCGATGGCGGGCTCACGACCGGCCGCCTCGCCACCAGGGTCACGGACGGGACGGCGCCCTTCGCGGATTTCGGCGCACAGCCGAAGATCGACGACGCCCAGCGCGAGGAAGCCTACGGGTCACGGGAAGCCGCGGGACTTCCTTCACGCCGGCCTGCGCTGACCCCTGAACTGAAGAAGAAGCTTGAGGGCGTGTCGACTGCGACGTTGTCGTCCCAGCTGCGCAAGCGCGGACTGAACAACGTGAGCATCGACGGGCTCACGTCGACCCGACCCGACCGGCGCATTGTCGGACTCGCCCGTACGCTGCGCTACGTACCCAACCGCGAGGACCTCTTCAAGGCCCACGGCGGGGGCTACAACGCCCAGAAGCGGGCCATAGACTCGGTCGGCGAAGGCGAGATCCTCGTCATGGAGGCGAGGGGCGAGAAGGGCACCGGCACCATCGGCGACATCCTCGCCCTGCGAGCGCAGGTCCGAGGTGCCGCAGCCATCATCACCGATGGCGGCGTCCGTGACTTCGCCGCAGTCTCGGCCATGGACATGCCTACCTACTACGCCAACCCCCACCCGGCCGTCCTGGGCCGCCGCCACATCCCGTGGGACACCGACATCACCATCGCGTGCGGCGGCGCCACCGTCCAACCCGGTGACATCATCGTGGCCGACGCGGACGGCATCCTCGTGATCCCGCCGGCCATCGCCGAGGAACTGGTGGACGACTGCATCCAGCAGGAGAAGGAAGAAGTCTTCATCTTCGACATGGTCCAGCAGGGACACGGTGTGGACGGGCTCTACCCGATGAACGCCGAATGGCGGGCCCGCTACACGGATTGGGAAGCGAGCAAGGCTGATGGCTGA
- a CDS encoding FAD-binding monooxygenase, producing MQFHHHGYVSGEPRTQPAAGVGVNRPADLPNEVDVLIVGTGPAGMITAAQLSQFPDITTRIVERRPERLAIGQADGIQARSVETFQAFGFAQRITEEAYRIVEMAFWKPDPENPSRIVRTARPEDDPTGISEFPHLIVNQARVLDYFAEFMKNSPTRMEPDYGFEFVRLEVDDDADYPVTVTLIETAGERQGQERVVRAKYVVGADGARSKVRQAIGCTLAGDKANHAWGVMDVLAVTDFPDIRLKCAIQSGSGGSILLIPREGGHLFRMYVDLGETDPHDNGAVRATTIEQIIAKANAILSPYALDVRDVPWHSVYEVGHRLTDRFDDVLPEDLGTRTPRVFITGDACHTHSAKAGQGMNVSMQDGFNIGWKLGHVLEGRSPESLLATYSAERQVVAKNLIDFDKQWSTLMAKRPEEFEDPSELEDFYVRTQEFPAGFMTQYQPSMLVAEPVHQGLAQGFPIGKRFKSAPVVRVCDGVPTHLGHHAVADGRWRIYVFAAGATAGASTKTAEFAHWLTTAPGSPLAATPEGADADAWFDVKVIYQQDHTQVDIGVVPAAFKPAVGPFGLTDYEKVYATDPAENIFDLRGLDRSGVVVVVRPDQYVAAVVPLDATRELEQFFAGLHSPVRTAQPAT from the coding sequence GTGCAATTCCACCACCATGGTTACGTCTCCGGTGAGCCCCGTACCCAGCCCGCAGCAGGGGTCGGAGTGAACCGGCCTGCAGATCTTCCGAACGAGGTCGACGTCCTGATCGTCGGCACCGGGCCGGCCGGCATGATCACGGCGGCGCAGCTCTCGCAGTTCCCCGACATCACGACGCGCATCGTCGAGCGCCGGCCGGAAAGGCTGGCCATCGGTCAGGCCGACGGCATCCAGGCCCGGAGCGTCGAGACGTTCCAGGCGTTCGGCTTCGCCCAGCGGATCACCGAGGAGGCCTACCGGATCGTCGAGATGGCATTCTGGAAGCCGGACCCCGAGAATCCGTCGCGCATCGTCCGAACGGCCCGCCCCGAGGACGATCCGACGGGCATCAGCGAGTTCCCGCACCTCATCGTCAACCAGGCACGCGTCCTGGACTACTTCGCCGAGTTCATGAAGAACTCCCCCACCCGGATGGAGCCCGACTACGGGTTCGAGTTCGTCCGGCTCGAGGTGGACGATGACGCCGACTACCCGGTCACGGTGACGCTTATCGAGACGGCGGGGGAGCGGCAGGGACAGGAGCGCGTTGTCCGCGCTAAGTACGTGGTGGGCGCCGACGGTGCCCGCAGCAAGGTCCGCCAGGCCATCGGGTGCACGCTCGCCGGCGACAAGGCCAACCACGCCTGGGGTGTCATGGATGTCCTCGCCGTCACCGACTTTCCCGACATCCGCTTGAAGTGCGCCATCCAGTCCGGGAGCGGCGGCAGCATCCTGCTGATCCCCCGCGAAGGCGGACATCTCTTCCGCATGTACGTCGACCTCGGCGAAACGGACCCGCACGACAACGGCGCAGTGCGGGCAACGACCATCGAGCAGATCATCGCCAAGGCCAACGCGATTCTCAGCCCCTACGCCCTGGACGTGCGCGACGTCCCCTGGCACAGCGTCTACGAGGTGGGGCACCGCCTGACCGACCGGTTCGACGACGTCCTCCCGGAAGATCTCGGTACCCGGACGCCGCGGGTGTTCATCACGGGGGATGCCTGCCACACGCACAGTGCGAAGGCCGGTCAGGGAATGAACGTCTCCATGCAGGACGGCTTCAACATCGGCTGGAAGCTCGGCCACGTGCTCGAGGGCCGTAGCCCGGAGAGCCTGCTGGCGACCTACTCGGCGGAGCGCCAGGTCGTGGCGAAGAACCTCATCGATTTCGACAAGCAGTGGTCGACCCTCATGGCGAAGCGGCCCGAGGAGTTCGAGGACCCCTCCGAGCTCGAGGATTTCTACGTGCGGACACAGGAGTTCCCGGCGGGCTTCATGACGCAGTACCAGCCCTCCATGCTCGTCGCCGAACCGGTGCACCAGGGCCTGGCCCAGGGCTTCCCGATCGGCAAGCGGTTCAAGTCCGCCCCTGTCGTACGCGTCTGCGATGGCGTCCCGACGCACCTCGGACATCACGCGGTTGCCGATGGGCGCTGGCGCATCTACGTCTTCGCGGCTGGGGCGACGGCAGGCGCTTCGACGAAGACGGCCGAGTTCGCCCACTGGCTCACGACGGCTCCCGGTTCGCCCCTGGCGGCCACTCCGGAAGGCGCGGACGCGGACGCGTGGTTCGACGTGAAGGTGATCTACCAGCAGGACCACACCCAGGTGGACATCGGCGTCGTGCCGGCAGCCTTCAAGCCGGCGGTCGGACCCTTCGGGCTCACCGACTACGAAAAGGTTTATGCCACAGATCCGGCTGAGAACATCTTCGACCTCCGCGGGCTCGACCGTTCCGGGGTCGTCGTCGTGGTCCGCCCCGACCAGTATGTTGCCGCGGTGGTTCCATTGGACGCTACCCGGGAACTTGAGCAGTTCTTCGCGGGCCTCCACTCGCCGGTCCGCACGGCGCAGCCTGCCACCTAA